The following coding sequences lie in one Polynucleobacter necessarius genomic window:
- a CDS encoding SurA N-terminal domain-containing protein yields the protein MYSISCSFAFIAVGVLTSAFVCGAYAQQSGLPINAAASVNGTIITNDMVEQGIKVAISQGQKDSPELRKAVIQKFIEVLLLAQQAEKDGLANSERASTQLLMIRQNYLADLELSIYMAKNPVTDADVEAQYKNEIASLGPQGMINEYKVSDIAVASEADAQAALARIKKGSHLIR from the coding sequence TTGTATTCAATCTCTTGTTCATTCGCATTTATTGCTGTTGGAGTATTGACCAGCGCATTTGTATGTGGCGCTTATGCTCAACAAAGTGGGTTACCAATCAATGCTGCAGCCTCTGTGAATGGAACCATTATTACCAATGACATGGTGGAGCAGGGTATTAAGGTTGCCATTTCCCAGGGGCAAAAAGATTCCCCAGAGTTGCGTAAGGCTGTAATTCAAAAGTTCATTGAAGTGTTATTGCTTGCTCAACAGGCTGAAAAGGATGGTCTGGCGAATTCTGAAAGAGCCAGTACACAATTGCTGATGATTCGTCAGAATTATTTGGCGGATTTAGAGCTCTCTATATACATGGCAAAAAATCCAGTTACAGACGCCGATGTTGAAGCTCAATACAAAAATGAGATTGCATCCCTCGGCCCTCAGGGAATGATTAATGAATACAAGGTGAGTGATATTGCAGTTGCCTCAGAAGCGGATGCTCAGGCTGCATTGGCTCGTATTAAAAAAGGGAGTCATTTGATAAGGTAG
- a CDS encoding SOS response-associated peptidase, which translates to MMCVQYITTVNIGWVKSHFDLDLPMSSVLEVFPTYPGPIILKSHNTNRTAIGLARFGLIPSWAKEETFGRKTYNTRVETVDQKPSYRHAWSQRHYALTLADAFYEPCYKSGKAIRTAIKQANQEPMAIASIWDTWTEPETGELIASFSMLTIDASAHPVMQRMHKPEDEKRTVVPLKPELFDAWLNATPEEARALLHLNSMPELIILSS; encoded by the coding sequence ATGATGTGCGTTCAATACATCACTACTGTCAATATTGGTTGGGTTAAGTCCCACTTTGATCTTGACCTGCCAATGAGCAGCGTACTTGAAGTATTTCCAACCTACCCCGGCCCCATCATTCTCAAAAGCCACAACACCAACCGAACCGCCATAGGTTTAGCGCGTTTTGGCCTGATACCTTCATGGGCAAAAGAGGAGACCTTTGGTAGAAAAACCTATAACACTAGGGTGGAGACGGTAGATCAAAAACCATCCTATAGACATGCTTGGTCGCAACGTCATTACGCGTTAACTTTAGCGGATGCTTTTTACGAACCCTGCTATAAATCAGGTAAAGCAATACGCACTGCAATCAAACAAGCGAATCAAGAGCCCATGGCAATTGCTTCTATCTGGGATACCTGGACCGAGCCAGAAACCGGGGAACTCATAGCCTCGTTTTCAATGCTAACAATTGATGCAAGTGCTCACCCAGTAATGCAACGCATGCATAAACCTGAAGATGAGAAACGCACAGTAGTTCCATTAAAGCCCGAACTATTCGATGCATGGCTTAATGCAACACCAGAAGAAGCACGCGCCTTACTTCATTTAAATTCAATGCCTGAGTTAATTATACTGTCTAGCTAG
- a CDS encoding transporter, whose amino-acid sequence MYLYRVLALALLLLPSICLAVDLQPNDIVAPLPGKSHAMFSYLNTGSGTFYKNGSAISSKPFVSPDINTQSAIARISTSYSIMDLPGISYLQIPYGSIKPTGSLAEYSATTGFGDLTFATAVWPYADREKRRYFGIAGYLTAPTGSYNSQQVFNVSENRYKTDIQMGYQQPIIENLDGMIAVDTMWFGGNSQCAAACFSTNNTSLNQKILTTTQLGPIYKINQTYTLGASYFYVASGATTIGNTYQNNVVNTQRLLLSALAHYPFGRISLQYGRDMEIKNGFIETRRLIVRYTTEF is encoded by the coding sequence ATGTATTTATATCGAGTCCTTGCGCTAGCCTTATTGCTGCTTCCATCTATTTGCTTGGCGGTAGATTTGCAGCCCAATGATATCGTCGCGCCACTACCAGGCAAAAGTCATGCGATGTTTAGTTATCTCAATACAGGGAGCGGCACTTTCTACAAAAATGGTTCGGCTATCTCGTCCAAACCCTTTGTCAGCCCCGATATCAATACTCAAAGCGCTATAGCTCGTATCAGTACGAGTTATTCCATCATGGATTTGCCAGGGATTTCTTATCTCCAGATCCCCTATGGATCGATTAAGCCCACTGGATCTCTTGCAGAATATTCTGCAACTACTGGCTTTGGCGACCTCACCTTTGCTACCGCAGTATGGCCTTATGCGGACAGAGAAAAAAGGCGGTACTTTGGCATAGCTGGCTATCTAACTGCACCGACAGGAAGTTATAACAGTCAGCAAGTTTTTAATGTTAGCGAGAACCGCTATAAAACAGATATTCAAATGGGCTATCAGCAACCCATTATTGAAAATTTGGATGGGATGATTGCCGTCGACACGATGTGGTTTGGAGGCAATAGTCAGTGCGCTGCCGCGTGTTTCTCAACAAACAATACCTCGCTAAATCAGAAAATACTCACCACCACACAGCTTGGGCCTATTTATAAGATTAATCAAACCTACACTCTAGGTGCCTCCTATTTCTATGTGGCAAGTGGCGCCACCACAATTGGTAACACCTATCAAAACAATGTTGTGAATACACAGCGCTTGTTGCTGAGCGCTTTGGCACATTACCCATTTGGCAGAATCAGCCTTCAATACGGACGTGACATGGAAATTAAAAATGGCTTCATTGAAACCCGTCGCTTGATCGTTCGCTACACAACCGAGTTTTAA